The sequence ggtgtagggtatatttATTAAGTATTACTTGTCTCTTGTATTTCCTCACATACTTACATTTCCCACATGTATGTGGcatacaaacttatatactatCTTATTTAGTGCACTGCATTTTGAGTAGGTCTAGTGAAAACTGCATAAGAATTgactttaaaatatgtatgagtATGAGCTTAAGTATGATGGCGCTGACGACATTGTCTGTGTGCGACTAACTTTAGTCAAACCAGCATAAAATGACAAGAAGATGAAAAGAACATGAAGATAAAGGGATTTCGTGGATATTAATGTTTAAAGATATTgtgatttatataaaaagattaTGGAATATAAATGATAAAGAAAGgcattcatttcatttcatacTTCATTCACACGCTCATTCATTTGAAGTGGTTACTTTTTACAATGCTTACACATAAGTATTAAAGGAGTTTTATTATAGCTGGCAGTGGTAAATTGCGAAAAACGGGCAAAATTTATACCATTTGTTCTAAATCGATAACTTCTTACATGAAATCGGCCAATATAAATTAGAGAAACTTGTAATTGCTTGTGTTCCTGTTGGAAATAGCGGCAAGGGAAAACCTTTGAGGAATCTATTAATATCTGAATCCCTGTCATATAAAGGAAGTGGCtcgtataaatatatgtatcttATTCTGCCTCTTATAGTGCGGGCAGTTCCATAGAATTTTCGACTCTCTGAGTGCTATTCACTGATCATATTCGATACTACAATTAAAGAGATATAAGTACTGCTACACATTCATTATCATATATTAGAGGAATCGTTATTCGatctaggaaagttaaagataatatacaaataaaacaagtaagaaagtaaggtcggtcaagcccgaccatataataccctacactaagtaaaagagtaaaaacatttttcttttaaaatttcaataatttgtatttttgagtgattttcggaagtgggccttatatgggggctatgaccaattatggaccgatcaccatgaaattaggtcgtgtgatttgtgtctatataaaagttaactatgtcgaagtttgtgtgtataccaaaatttttaagcgatttatgcacgttaaagtgattttcggaagcgggtctatatgggagctatgactaattatggaccgatcgtaacaaaatttggtgacatgaattttgtgtaaataaaacttatttgtggagatacatatataaataaattaaacatttttgaccgatgaagtccaatttcgggaggacatttgtatgggggcgaggtgaaataatggaccgatttcagccagtttcaataggtttggtccttgagccgaaaaaattatatgtaccaaatttcattgaaatatcttcaaaattgcgacctgtactctgcgcacaaggtttacatggacagccagccgaccagacggacggacggacatcgtttaatcgacccagaaagtgattctaagtcgatcggtatactctaaggtgggtgttacaaacatctgtacaaacgcattataccctccccactatggtggtgtagggtataactatAGAGTGAATGGGAATTatagacactcaaaatttacttgtaaaattaACACAActtagacaaacaccagcactcacaaatggtgggaaaaaagaatattaaaagtaaacatattttgtttgcatcttaaacatattttgactacataatataatatatttacctatttatcataatttagttgttgtaaacatattatgtttacatcttaaacatattatgactacacgTATAGAAACCTAACATTTAAAGGTTGTTCAtaacataatatgtttacctatttatcattatttagttgtccgAACCATTCGgtgaaccatattcatatttataatatttaatggttacagtaacaaaaatattgtttaaattaaactaaagcaacaattatatgtttacgacaacaatatattgttacaacgaacatagtatagttgtcgtaaccatgtcgaaccatgttttttctctgcgtgtggatactatttcaaaaaatcgttaaGAAAATACATTGAGAAAACTAGGTTTTTAACATGACATAAATgtatctactagggtattcattcgaataatgatcgttcgattaatcgaataatttcttacgaaaaattattcgaacaatttaaaaatggccatttctaataacgaataattcgaagaattttatgtagaataatcgaataaaacaaataaatgttcatatatattaagatttattaaattgcttaaaattttcaataatttcaaatttaaataggtaataatgactcacaaaaattttattgtttctaaaattcgacaaataactaaagacaaagggactttcgatcgatgcaaaaagttagaattttacaaaacaaatctttcaaaatttttaacttaggacttgaaccaatgaaaataaaaggtttagcttgcgaaatattagaagaatcgcaatcaataatcaaaatattaacttcgattaaagtagagttgaatgtgatggagaatgtgattttgaaacggtcgtcgaaagtgatattgaggatgacatttataatgattacattgaaatagatgaaggccatgatcttaaaatatacatatgtatataagtgatgttattaacagcgtacGTAAGtgatgcaaaatatttaataaatcgaatgataaacacataaatattgcaaactaacgttttgttgcaagaaaagcatggagttcgtcttatacatgattttgaacatcattGTAAATGAGTCAAttatgcactgcctgacttcaaattagcaacgttcactgacaatgatattaaactttggacagattccctttattgtgtaattccccaagaccactttattaagcaaagattcggcaacgttgatagagcttgatgtataatagaatttgttataaataatttagaaatagtgaataattaatttagtaaagaattagttactcaatttaaaatccGAAATAATGAACAACATAAACAAGTTCTtcatacgtttatattgtatgtatttgaattcaggatcatgtccaactagcttaaattttttaaagcatagctccaaaacggaaactaaagtgtttgctagtcaattgttttgtagattgttcggagGTTAATCTGATAAGAATActtcttttgaaaatttaatgatggactttgtttacgaattttttttttaacattattaatacttgaattgttaactttaatgttattttttgtttttctttaacaataaaatattgaaaaaccgacatcaaaacttcattctttaatttttttaaaaaatttaatttattcgaataattcgattaattttaaacgtgtgatcgaattattcgaacaagttaaaatctcttattcgaattattcgttttattcgaacaagagaaaaatcgaataattcgaataccatAGTATCTACTCAACTTAACACATGAGTTAAAAAATAGACGTccaattaaagaaatatatgatatatttctttaatttaattaatatatctataaaaaatctgATTAAGTTTGTACCTTGAGAATATTGGTCCTTTTCCTTGCAACAGAGGACCAGGACATTATATTAAACACGAGACAATATTAGTCTAGCTATGCATCGACACTCTAAGTGCCCATTCATTGCTCATATTCAATATCGCAACTAAAAGGATGTTAGTGTTTCTCCGCGCTACTGATTCGTTTATTTATTAAGAGACTCATACCAATATATCCTAGGCTGTCCTCTTGCATAGCATGGCTGTACCATAGAAAGTGTTCCTCCTATTGGTTCAATAACTTCTTGGACATGACTACTTCATAGGTTGCAACATACGTTCAATCAAAAATTGAGCAATAAGAATAACTATAAAAAGGCTGATTGAGTTCATATCAAGTGGCCAAAAGTTTCGGCGATTTTTCTTGCCAAAAAGGGCAAGTTCGTTCtgaatatcactttggtgacgtgatttacaaaattagggtctaaaagtttttttttttaaatccaattACCTCGATTTAGGTAGTACTCGTATTTTGGGTTTCAATAGCCTTTTCATACTTTAGAGGAATCTGATTTCATCCATCGGCGACAAATTCATGCAACAGTATTGATGGAGCAATCTTGTAGAGCAGATAGCCACATAGAAGGTGTTGTAAAGATTCATCCGCCTTCGCACTTAGCTATTCCATAAGTTTTAATATATGTCCAATTAAACAGTGCCTGGTAAGTTTACCTATACAAAGTACTTACGAAGACAGCCTTGGTTCTTTCCCATTCCAAACAGGACCACAGCATTCTGGTTATTCCAAATGCGATAACCTTAGACCACCTGTTTGTTATCCATTCATCAGCTTTTTTTACCTTAGAGGAATCTGTTTTCATTCATCAGCGACAAAACTCAGTCTAGGCCAGACatgcgcagcccataccacaattgtggaaaatcAAACCACACGTATTCTTACGCTCTTAatgcccaactataatatgcatacactagcttaagtcagcttaagcaaatgtgcgaatacatataaaacgtatgtgacaaactataatgtacttaagagagtttcgtcaagtttcgtcgaattttatttgcttaagcgaAGTGtgaagctggtcgcacattccgtacggaatcagctgtttatttattttatacaaagaaaataaagaaataaatgaaaaggatgaagaaaatttatatattttgataaaataatacgaaatacgtatttttttaattgcaagttgcacataaatgttcaaatggggctaaatagttttgaatgcacgtaagtacattatagccacctaaaagtttctttgaatttccttaagcatttgacagacttttcgttcggttttgacattaccttaagctagcttatgcatattatagttgggcctttacattttagtagtcgttgttcACTTAACGAGACAACTAGAAATACCaatgagcactggtgtatgacattttctttattttttagggtttgtatttgtgtgtttgtaggtgcactgaataaaataaagaattgaatgtgttggtgagagaaagtgtattggtgagaaaatttatttttgcgcATCTCTGGTCTAGGCAATAAAAAAGGTTCAACTATGATTATCATAGTATGATATCATAGCCTGCTACTTGTAGAGCGGCTATGATATCATCTCTTTGTCGCTCTTGACAAAGAGAGTCTTGGTTCTTTGCCTTGTCAAAgagtattgtattatttttgataTTCTGTATTTCACATTCATATTTAAAGTTCGATATCGCAACCAATGTGATATGAGATTGCCATGCAGACGTCTGCTGTACAGACGGAGACCCGTTTGTTATGTAATCTAGACATACCGAAATCGTGGACGAAAGGGCAATAAAGTTATAGCTGTTTTATCGATTAAAAACTTGTTTGCCAATATAAAGAGTGTTTTTTTATAGAGGcaaagaattttaatttcaaataaaacagaGACAATGTTTTGTATATCTATCCAATTAACATTAttaattacacaattttttggaataatgttTAAATCTGCTTTCGGGCATGTGACCGCAGGGGCTAGCATATACGTAATGACGTAACCTGGAGGTCCAATATTCACACACCCTTCGCATCTGGCTGTATATTGGCAATAAAGCGTCAAATATTCGCTTCTAAGTGTTCTATCGTTTCTGGTTTAGCTGCATAGACCTTGGCGTTTTTAggacaatgctcgcttcaaatgaatcaattGCGTTCGGCACacgttccatgtgatggtctggccagatttcagcagctcataatagataggaccgttTACCTTATCTTAGCGCTTAATACAATTAGAAAGCCACAACTGGATTTTTTTCTTGTGGTTTGTATTAAAATGATGAcaatagttttattaataagcaATCATGATTTTGATAGTATGATGGTTGTACTAGAAGTTATTAAGGCTTACTATAGCCTCATGTTTTATTATTAGAATAATATGTATcacttaataaataaatataattaattttgttattcatGTATTtccaagaaaataataaattattaatacaaTTAGTTTCTTTAAAACACTCAACCAATACAGCAATGATTTGTAAAAtctctttaataattttaatagtttttagcTTCTTTTTCATAACTATATCAAGCcataagatttattttatttcacttgATAGATTAAACTGGGATGCAGCCTTCAGTAATTGCAAAGCTAAGGGCATGAATTTGGTAAGCATAAAAACTAGGGAGGAAATGGAATACTTAAAGCAATTTCTTAAGGAAACTTATGGtaaataaaatactactttataatacaaaacatttttaaaaatcagttctttttttaaaacaaggtGGCGTTTCACCTTTATGGTTGGGAGCCTATCGTGAGAACGGTCAGTATGTATGGTTTGCAACTggtgagaaaatcaaaaatttcttttGGCATGCGGGAGAACCCAATGATAAAAGTGGCAATGAGAACTGTATTCATACATGGGAGACGGATTTTGATTGGAATGACAATGATTGCGAACTAGAATTGGGTTTTATTTGTGATTTAGAAGTTTGATATAACTAATTAAGAGAGTTCATGTGCTAAGCAGTTGAttcgaaaatttattttcttaaattcgtATACAATTTAGAAATTAGCACTGTTTACCCTAGGGTTTTGTGCGAAACAATGATAATGTAAGAATatcttataatttattaaacaaaatttatttaaaagttacatttaaattattttttttaataaatttaaaataataaaatttcttttagattttcatcattaagtttttaaagtttttaaatatataggtttttaaaatatatttttttttattttacgagCAGTTTTCTACAATTTTGCTATGCCTATAATGATTATATATATGGCTGAAATCAACTTCACGAAGGCCGAAGACATGTGACAGAGCCTAATCTTCTTATCAACAAATCGGATATGGTAAAATCCCAGAATTCTTTAATATATTGGCTATGAAAACATTTCAATGCACAGTGGgaccaaatcaaaattttttgaaaatatatctggtatttctataaaatttgatatGGGCATAGCCAAGGACTATTCCAGTTTAAGTATTAAAATGGGGCCAACAACTggtccaggggcggcgctatggtgactcaaagtagggtaccttcgacatgtaaaattttcaatgccattcgatttcaaagatttttcgAAAGCAATCGGCtagcgcacagtgggggatctgaaaaaaaagtggaaataaatctgtaacttctaaacgagttgcccgattttaataaaatttaccatGGCCATAGAAAAAAAAGGTGTTGGtatgtttaagttttgaatttgggcttataacaccaagggggggccgagccacaatgccccaaattgGGTCACCTCGGATATatcattaattaaaaatgatgccaaatttttgttcgatccgatttgaaagatttttatatatctatatggaatctactagacgggatctaaaaaaaaacattgcaaaaaacattatctcttatagtttacgagttattcgcatttgaaaagtaaaattttattttatttacttaccttggtctggttttttgctaataacggatccaattctttcccgattttcttgaaatataatttttttgaattaacaagatATGTAATAATCATATtaggaaagaattgtttaaaaatatctactgagtcaaaagttatgtgtattcaaacttaaaaaaaataaaaaagtatttttttcgccatttttttttcgaaaaaaatacttacattaattttaaattatacagaaaataagaaaaacataaatagtgtgtttatatttttctgaaagataatatttcgggaaatattataaaagcaaaataatatcaatattCGTATTATTTCGTgatccagagccttccgaagtagacctattttttatataaatttcaac comes from Calliphora vicina chromosome 2, idCalVici1.1, whole genome shotgun sequence and encodes:
- the LOC135952481 gene encoding C-type lectin 37Db-like, whose product is MICKISLIILIVFSFFFITISSHKIYFISLDRLNWDAAFSNCKAKGMNLVSIKTREEMEYLKQFLKETYGGVSPLWLGAYRENGQYVWFATGEKIKNFFWHAGEPNDKSGNENCIHTWETDFDWNDNDCELELGFICDLEV